A genomic stretch from Candidatus Obscuribacter sp. includes:
- a CDS encoding tetratricopeptide repeat protein, which translates to MRVASPKRVSLIALALSVAINGQFAMAQEPTPIDAAEPAGQTLKQPAQTPRQNTGSMHLLENEGDHSFKLYLEGERSLNQRKYESARSQFEYTIKEINRGSGDRGALERCKLGLAGVNLALERNHQAYESLLSLSNKYKDNSKDSAQSNYLSAQIYSQLAEAELRLSKSHEAESHAKLALSRMTESSQGTPAQNNLLGLTYGRLARALVQQGLKDEAKDAFARARQALAQEPGYKELDLADLLRHEALFYRDLGSRKISGQLFLEAQDIKNKANHPQKPSVHAGQVQFVWEPGSPHSHEIIDQDFPLRYITVNNIRVAVTVIDLWELAGVLVCVTNTDEHRHVFGLGDVKFYKVEKHPRTANNHRLTEIPLVDHRIIDRIRRERIMWDLTLNRPWLANMQKSRSYRGLVPQDGHDLFRGPNVFGVWGEWPGISHVVPTRIGVLPSRENILSDEEDEDSNRESGLIRSEGIRQVGLQPISMEPLESRTGELFFLYPRDQDVQVDVTVGNTIFKFPFRCRKRRIN; encoded by the coding sequence ATGAGAGTAGCAAGCCCCAAAAGAGTCAGCCTGATTGCCCTAGCCCTGTCCGTAGCAATTAACGGACAGTTTGCCATGGCACAGGAGCCGACTCCCATTGATGCCGCCGAACCAGCCGGTCAAACACTCAAACAACCGGCCCAGACTCCCAGACAAAACACCGGATCGATGCACCTCCTCGAAAACGAAGGCGACCACAGTTTTAAGCTCTATCTTGAAGGCGAAAGAAGCCTGAACCAGCGCAAGTATGAAAGTGCCAGAAGTCAGTTTGAATACACTATCAAAGAAATTAACCGGGGCAGCGGCGACAGGGGTGCCCTTGAACGCTGCAAACTGGGACTGGCCGGGGTTAACTTAGCGCTTGAGCGCAATCATCAAGCCTACGAAAGCTTGCTTAGCCTATCTAACAAATACAAAGACAACTCTAAAGACAGCGCCCAGTCAAACTACCTATCAGCTCAGATTTATTCACAACTGGCCGAAGCCGAGCTCAGGCTGAGCAAATCGCATGAAGCCGAAAGCCATGCTAAATTGGCTCTCAGCAGAATGACTGAAAGCAGCCAGGGCACACCAGCGCAAAACAATCTACTGGGTCTGACCTATGGTCGACTGGCCCGCGCACTGGTCCAGCAAGGACTCAAAGACGAAGCTAAAGACGCTTTTGCTAGAGCGCGTCAGGCTCTAGCCCAAGAGCCAGGCTACAAAGAACTTGACCTGGCAGATCTTTTAAGACATGAGGCGCTTTTTTATCGCGATCTGGGCTCACGCAAAATCTCAGGACAACTCTTCCTGGAAGCTCAAGATATAAAAAACAAAGCTAATCATCCACAAAAACCCTCTGTCCACGCCGGACAAGTGCAATTTGTATGGGAGCCAGGCTCACCTCATTCGCATGAAATCATTGATCAGGACTTTCCTTTGCGCTATATCACAGTCAACAATATAAGGGTGGCTGTGACTGTAATCGATCTCTGGGAACTAGCTGGTGTGCTGGTTTGCGTCACCAATACAGATGAGCACAGACATGTATTTGGATTGGGCGATGTCAAATTTTACAAAGTAGAAAAACATCCACGCACTGCCAATAATCACAGACTCACCGAAATCCCGCTGGTCGATCATCGCATCATTGACCGCATAAGACGTGAGCGCATCATGTGGGATCTCACCCTAAACCGCCCCTGGCTAGCCAATATGCAAAAGTCTAGAAGCTATCGGGGATTGGTACCACAAGATGGTCACGACCTCTTCCGCGGGCCCAATGTCTTTGGTGTTTGGGGTGAATGGCCCGGCATATCACATGTGGTGCCCACACGCATCGGTGTGCTGCCCAGCCGCGAAAACATCTTAAGTGATGAAGAAGACGAAGACTCCAATAGAGAATCAGGCTTAATCAGATCCGAAGGTATAAGACAGGTAGGTCTGCAACCAATATCGATGGAGCCTTTGGAGTCACGCACCGGGGAGTTGTTTTTTCTCTATCCGCGCGATCAAGACGTCCAGGTCGATGTCACCGTTGGTAATACCATATTTAAATTCCCGTTTCGCTGTCGCAAACGTCGCATCAACTAA
- a CDS encoding tetratricopeptide repeat protein produces MSLFLRKVAFTKKSLVLLLGLAVAADIVIAADMVIAAPVPATAPAPAANLSSSATKAPFASTTKSPVVSTNKAKAKSVRRIAKGHRTRRTRTAALKPLVPSLDTSVPAAQATSTASSEVRNLLTYGARKHKEGSLTEAEDCFRRVLSQDPQNVDAFFNLGALAEGRGDLIVALGHYRAAHALNPKDKQITEAVSSMEKALKQGGNGSDTRITRSGFSLTPPFALPHPLPVGGTIASPVDFTNTGFGGSLSAFPQRPQGQNLLTPSGYSASAAAPVLLPSADPAPVSQDGQLFQLTGTQNAAMPPVVPVQQNNQTPPSLTVGNSQSGVAPTGPSRGRMAARAAANMALSIGTSYALRGTGLHCPICRIVRLRF; encoded by the coding sequence TTGAGCCTGTTTTTACGCAAAGTTGCTTTTACTAAAAAGAGCCTGGTTCTTTTGCTTGGCCTGGCTGTGGCTGCGGATATAGTGATCGCTGCAGATATGGTGATTGCGGCTCCTGTACCAGCGACCGCCCCTGCTCCGGCAGCTAATTTGTCCAGTAGTGCGACCAAGGCTCCTTTTGCCAGCACGACTAAATCTCCTGTCGTTAGTACCAATAAAGCTAAAGCAAAATCAGTCAGACGTATTGCCAAAGGCCACCGCACCCGCCGCACCAGGACTGCTGCCCTAAAGCCGCTTGTGCCCAGCCTCGATACCTCGGTGCCAGCAGCGCAAGCGACAAGTACTGCCAGTAGCGAGGTACGCAATTTACTTACATATGGTGCTCGCAAACATAAAGAAGGTTCACTCACCGAGGCTGAAGATTGTTTCCGCCGAGTACTGAGTCAGGATCCTCAAAACGTCGATGCATTTTTTAATCTTGGCGCATTAGCAGAGGGACGTGGCGACTTAATTGTAGCTCTCGGTCATTACCGGGCCGCCCATGCCTTAAATCCCAAGGATAAGCAAATCACAGAAGCTGTCAGCTCTATGGAGAAGGCTCTTAAACAAGGTGGTAATGGTTCGGATACAAGGATTACCCGCAGTGGTTTTAGCTTGACCCCGCCTTTTGCCCTGCCACACCCACTGCCTGTGGGCGGCACAATCGCCAGTCCTGTCGATTTTACTAATACTGGTTTTGGTGGCAGTCTATCTGCTTTTCCTCAAAGACCCCAAGGCCAAAATTTACTTACACCTTCTGGTTATAGTGCCAGTGCGGCGGCTCCTGTGCTTTTGCCCTCAGCCGATCCCGCACCAGTGTCACAAGACGGACAGTTGTTTCAACTGACTGGCACACAAAATGCTGCTATGCCACCGGTAGTGCCGGTGCAGCAAAACAATCAAACACCGCCTAGCTTGACTGTGGGTAACTCTCAGTCGGGAGTGGCTCCAACAGGTCCGTCGCGTGGTCGCATGGCTGCCCGTGCGGCAGCCAATATGGCTCTATCCATAGGTACCAGCTACGCCTTGCGCGGTACTGGTCTGCACTGTCCAATTTGTCGCATTGTGCGTTTACGCTTTTGA
- the dnaK gene encoding molecular chaperone DnaK, with amino-acid sequence MAKGPGKSVGIDLGTTNSVVAVMEGGQPTVIANSEGARTMPSVVAVSKGGERLVGQLARRQAVINPQNTVYSIKRFMGRHFSEINHEKEIVTYKVKESPEGGCRVPMGGKEYSPEEISAMILRKLKEDAEKYLGVAVTSAVITVPAYFNDSQRQATKNAGAIAGLEVLRIINEPTAAALAYGLDKKKDETILVFDLGGGTFDVSIMEVGDGVFEVKSTSGDTHLGGDDFDHKLVEWFAKEFKAQEGVDLTKDPQALQRLTEAAEKAKIELSSVNETSVALPFITANETGPKHLDMKLTRAKFNELTRELVERLRKPVEQALADAKLTYSNIDEIVLVGGSTRIPAVKELVKSLTGGKDPNQSVNPDEVVAIGAAVQAGILGGEVSEIVLLDVTPLSLGIETMGGVFTKLVEKNTTIPTHKSQTFSTAEDNQTNVDVQVFQGERPIARDNKLLGNFMLDGIAPGRRGMAKIEVSFDIDANGIVSVTAKDETTGKVQKITITASTNLTKEDVERMVREAEANTKEDTVKKAKADLRNEADGLVYAVEKHLSEAAALVSASNKSRAEMLIGELKQKIKDDTSLDSLKKAVEDLTNHFQQMQKEAQEAGSKAAADATKEPVGATAGSTERSNSTSSSNNSDVVDAEIV; translated from the coding sequence ATGGCTAAGGGTCCAGGAAAATCAGTCGGAATCGACTTAGGTACAACTAACTCTGTTGTAGCCGTGATGGAAGGCGGACAACCAACAGTTATAGCTAACTCCGAGGGGGCTCGTACCATGCCATCAGTGGTCGCAGTATCCAAGGGTGGAGAGCGCCTGGTTGGTCAACTAGCCCGTCGTCAGGCGGTTATCAATCCACAAAACACAGTTTATTCAATCAAACGCTTTATGGGTCGCCACTTTAGCGAAATCAACCATGAAAAAGAGATTGTCACATACAAAGTAAAAGAAAGCCCCGAAGGCGGTTGCCGCGTGCCAATGGGCGGCAAAGAGTACAGCCCTGAAGAAATTTCAGCGATGATTTTGCGCAAGCTCAAAGAAGATGCTGAAAAATATCTCGGTGTCGCTGTCACCAGCGCTGTTATCACAGTACCTGCCTACTTCAACGACTCTCAGCGTCAAGCCACCAAAAACGCTGGCGCAATCGCTGGTCTTGAGGTCCTGAGAATCATCAACGAACCTACAGCGGCCGCTCTTGCTTATGGTCTCGACAAAAAGAAAGACGAAACCATCCTGGTATTTGACCTTGGTGGCGGTACTTTTGACGTATCAATCATGGAAGTTGGCGACGGTGTTTTTGAAGTCAAATCGACATCCGGCGACACCCACCTGGGCGGCGACGACTTTGACCACAAACTGGTGGAATGGTTTGCCAAAGAATTCAAAGCGCAAGAAGGCGTGGATCTAACAAAAGATCCTCAAGCTTTGCAGCGCCTCACAGAAGCTGCCGAAAAAGCCAAAATCGAACTCTCGTCAGTCAACGAAACTTCAGTGGCATTGCCCTTTATCACTGCCAATGAAACAGGTCCCAAGCACCTCGACATGAAGCTCACCAGAGCTAAGTTTAACGAGCTCACAAGAGAACTTGTAGAGCGCCTGCGTAAGCCTGTCGAACAAGCTCTAGCTGACGCTAAGCTGACCTACTCTAATATCGACGAAATTGTTTTGGTCGGTGGTAGTACTCGTATACCAGCTGTAAAAGAGCTAGTTAAGAGCCTCACCGGCGGCAAAGATCCCAACCAATCAGTTAACCCTGATGAAGTTGTAGCGATTGGTGCAGCAGTACAAGCTGGTATCCTCGGCGGCGAAGTAAGCGAAATCGTCTTGCTCGATGTCACACCACTATCGCTCGGTATTGAAACCATGGGTGGTGTATTCACCAAACTGGTAGAAAAGAACACCACAATCCCCACCCACAAGTCTCAAACCTTCAGCACTGCTGAAGACAACCAGACCAATGTGGACGTCCAGGTATTCCAGGGCGAAAGACCGATTGCTAGAGACAATAAGTTGCTCGGTAACTTTATGCTCGATGGTATCGCGCCCGGACGCCGTGGCATGGCAAAAATCGAAGTGTCCTTTGATATCGACGCCAACGGTATCGTCTCGGTCACAGCCAAAGACGAAACCACTGGCAAAGTACAAAAAATAACAATCACAGCATCTACTAACTTGACCAAAGAAGATGTAGAGCGCATGGTAAGAGAAGCTGAAGCCAATACAAAGGAAGACACTGTCAAAAAAGCCAAAGCTGATTTGAGAAACGAAGCTGATGGTCTAGTCTATGCCGTCGAAAAACATCTAAGTGAAGCTGCTGCTCTGGTCTCTGCCAGCAATAAATCGCGAGCAGAGATGCTGATAGGCGAGCTCAAACAAAAGATCAAAGACGACACATCACTCGATAGCCTTAAAAAAGCTGTCGAAGATTTGACCAACCACTTCCAGCAAATGCAAAAAGAAGCTCAGGAAGCAGGTAGCAAAGCCGCTGCCGACGCTACAAAAGAGCCTGTTGGCGCCACTGCTGGTAGTACCGAAAGAAGCAACAGCACAAGCTCCAGCAACAACAGTGATGTAGTGGACGCCGAAATCGTCTAA
- a CDS encoding OmpA family protein: MRLFVLLLSFICLICLSGPSVLASSSKGNNKTLAIEDMPDPTAALRLIPGLTVTMHIWEGLDTHWNQVGDYDFVARIAETEPQGAFIYDWQMSEPAGGSGSRRVEAVDVKHSRKVSLFYPKHEVCTLVGYTNVVRVSDDLFADLKKGKNSDFALDGPESVQINHAETVQLPRSVRGEGTEMVTIKIEGKERKVRCVKAVCDNGWTYWVLDNARLPLLVQGNAPFRWVASLTGVDDMSDASREAKNIYDQLRNGGVATSYLILFDFDSDKLRPNSKNILRELSTYLKKDSGIKLQVEGHTCTIGGYDYNMSLSNRRALSVKRYLTESCGIGAGRLKSQGFGYTKPEKSNATASGRARNRRVIFREIK, from the coding sequence ATGCGTTTATTTGTCCTGCTTTTGAGCTTCATTTGCCTTATTTGTCTGTCTGGTCCGTCAGTTTTGGCCAGCTCCAGCAAAGGCAATAATAAGACTTTAGCCATTGAGGACATGCCGGATCCAACCGCTGCTTTGCGGCTCATCCCCGGTCTCACTGTGACTATGCACATCTGGGAAGGGCTCGATACCCACTGGAATCAAGTGGGAGACTATGACTTTGTCGCCAGAATCGCCGAGACAGAGCCCCAGGGGGCTTTTATATATGATTGGCAAATGAGCGAACCAGCCGGTGGTTCGGGCTCTCGCCGGGTCGAAGCAGTGGATGTGAAACACAGCCGTAAGGTCAGTCTGTTTTATCCCAAGCACGAAGTTTGCACGCTGGTGGGCTATACCAACGTTGTGAGAGTGTCCGATGACCTCTTTGCCGACCTTAAGAAGGGCAAAAATAGTGACTTTGCTCTAGATGGACCAGAATCAGTCCAGATTAACCATGCCGAAACTGTCCAACTACCCCGCAGTGTCAGGGGCGAAGGCACAGAAATGGTAACCATCAAAATAGAGGGTAAAGAGCGCAAGGTCCGCTGTGTCAAAGCAGTTTGCGATAACGGCTGGACCTACTGGGTCCTCGATAATGCGCGCCTGCCGCTCTTGGTCCAGGGCAATGCACCCTTTAGATGGGTAGCATCGCTCACTGGTGTGGACGACATGAGTGACGCCAGTCGCGAGGCCAAAAATATCTATGATCAGCTGCGCAACGGCGGAGTCGCCACCAGCTATCTCATCCTCTTTGACTTTGATAGCGATAAGTTAAGACCAAACAGTAAGAATATTTTGAGAGAACTCAGCACCTATCTCAAAAAAGATAGTGGCATCAAGCTCCAGGTGGAGGGACATACCTGCACAATTGGTGGCTACGATTACAACATGTCGCTATCCAATAGACGGGCACTCTCAGTCAAGCGTTATCTCACCGAATCCTGTGGTATTGGTGCCGGTCGCCTCAAGTCTCAGGGCTTTGGCTACACCAAACCAGAAAAATCAAATGCCACCGCCAGTGGTAGAGCGCGCAACAGACGAGTGATATTTAGAGAGATAAAATAG
- a CDS encoding DUF1963 domain-containing protein, which produces MKSQSQLQQNLADLLSPLKSEAGSLAQALKGGVAASICLQRLGEGLTFVGGSPMAPANFRWPLDKPGHKMTFVAQLDFNSLPPLPSMPNEGFLLIFRAHNRATILPKERHSFNLAYLPETSRDKLQKHDGPILGEPNYLTGSATFTINPDANWLDGLIETHFKANPESKAKLLDGLCQWTRDFNQSAIPPGCHQMGGYKSGLNELKEMASFSASGITYSPERASDWHYKHLIEHCQDYKLFLNLDERVTGADSEESTVCILAKDEDIAIKSFEHAWLFCS; this is translated from the coding sequence ATGAAATCGCAAAGTCAGTTGCAACAAAATCTCGCCGACCTATTAAGCCCACTTAAAAGTGAGGCTGGCAGCCTGGCACAAGCACTCAAAGGGGGCGTTGCGGCCAGTATCTGTTTGCAGCGTCTTGGCGAGGGACTGACCTTTGTCGGCGGCAGCCCGATGGCTCCTGCCAACTTCCGCTGGCCCCTCGATAAGCCCGGGCACAAGATGACTTTTGTCGCTCAACTTGACTTCAATAGCCTGCCGCCTCTGCCGTCCATGCCAAATGAAGGCTTTTTGCTCATTTTTAGAGCCCATAACCGCGCCACTATCCTACCCAAGGAGCGTCACAGCTTTAATCTTGCCTACCTGCCAGAAACCAGTCGCGACAAACTGCAAAAGCATGACGGTCCGATTTTGGGAGAGCCTAACTACCTGACAGGCAGCGCCACATTTACCATTAACCCTGATGCAAACTGGCTAGATGGGCTAATAGAAACACATTTTAAAGCTAACCCAGAGAGTAAAGCCAAACTACTAGATGGTCTCTGTCAGTGGACGAGAGATTTTAACCAGTCCGCCATACCACCGGGATGCCACCAGATGGGCGGCTACAAAAGTGGTCTCAATGAGCTAAAAGAGATGGCATCTTTTAGCGCCAGCGGCATTACCTACAGCCCGGAGAGGGCAAGCGACTGGCACTACAAGCACCTGATAGAGCACTGCCAGGATTACAAGCTCTTTTTAAATCTAGACGAAAGAGTTACTGGTGCAGATAGCGAAGAAAGTACAGTCTGCATCCTCGCCAAAGACGAGGACATCGCCATCAAAAGCTTTGAGCACGCCTGGCTCTTTTGCTCCTGA
- a CDS encoding YbhB/YbcL family Raf kinase inhibitor-like protein, translating into MKIQAALICSVAAACVVLGAQAKETLSVSTTAFAPNAVVPAKYTGDGADVSPAITWSDVPKGTVSIAVSCEDPDAPAGTWWHWFVYNVPASTKGLGEGLGHSKVFKDGTMQGTNDFGNTGYNGPAPPAGKVHHYIFKVYALGTKLTGVLDKNTFNQAISKHVMAEGQVVGTYKR; encoded by the coding sequence ATGAAAATCCAGGCTGCCTTGATTTGCTCTGTCGCTGCTGCTTGCGTGGTTCTTGGTGCCCAGGCAAAAGAGACTCTCAGTGTTAGCACTACTGCCTTTGCTCCCAATGCCGTGGTGCCCGCCAAGTACACCGGTGATGGTGCCGATGTTTCGCCTGCTATAACCTGGTCGGATGTACCAAAGGGTACAGTCAGTATCGCTGTCAGCTGTGAAGACCCAGATGCTCCAGCCGGTACATGGTGGCACTGGTTTGTCTATAACGTACCAGCATCGACAAAAGGTCTGGGCGAAGGTCTAGGACATTCTAAAGTATTTAAAGATGGCACCATGCAGGGTACCAATGACTTTGGCAATACTGGCTATAACGGACCAGCACCGCCTGCTGGCAAAGTGCATCACTACATCTTTAAGGTCTATGCTCTAGGTACTAAATTGACTGGTGTGTTGGACAAGAATACTTTTAACCAGGCAATAAGCAAGCACGTAATGGCCGAAGGGCAAGTAGTCGGTACATACAAAAGATAG